In Nasonia vitripennis strain AsymCx chromosome 2, Nvit_psr_1.1, whole genome shotgun sequence, a genomic segment contains:
- the LOC103317099 gene encoding translation initiation factor IF-2-like isoform X1, producing MELLRVYFLASASLALMLGSRVSALGGGEPEWLDALREFIFKTISPSPSANIGLYKSFLEAPFYGARRPSEPNAAAASLLARGDVHYSTAKGRWILCQEGCADCAECLLQSKPSLKWSLRRREPAFNSSSHELQLTVVPQLDDSFHMRNLRRRSHVYVTLLPQPAQSSARPGLSKRSAGPTLTRRGKRLLRVSPRPRQVSSRCRDSGEDSRDAARLQLEGEDRLSLSSLSNSSLSRDPEGIIGRGSVAEAGAASRLASKTTKSPARSPRRNRKAAAAETRKPNKKTKRKAIESANPIEDNRPKGTAAPALAGLEIGAAAPPEELTATSKSDTRAEMEREIARSGEQRGSIRRRRF from the exons ATGGAGCTCCTCCGCGTCTATTTTCTCGCCTCGGCGTCTCTT GCCTTGATGCTGGGCTCGAGAGTGTCGGCTTTGGGCGGTGGCGAGCCCGAGTGGCTGGACGCCCTGCGCGAGTTCATCTTCAAAACAATTTCGCCGTCGCCCTCGGCAAACATCGGGCTCTACAAAAGCTTCCTGGAGGCGCCGTTCTACGGCGCCCGGCGCCCGAGCGAGCCAAACGCGGCTGCGGCGAGCCTGCTGGCCCGCGGTGACGTTCACTACTCGACCGCAAAGGGTCGCTGGATCCTCTGTCAGGAGGGCTGCGCTGATTGCGCCGAGTGCCTCCTGCAGAGCAAGCCGAGCCTCAAGTGGAGCCTGCGCCGCCGAGAGCCGGCCTTTAACTCATCAAGCCACGAGCTCCAATTGACCGTCGTGCCCCAGCTCGACGACAGCTTCCACATGAGGAACCTGCGCAGGAGGTCGCACGTCTACGTCACTCTCCTGCCGCAACCGGCGCAAAGCTCCGCGCGGCCGGGGCTTTCAAAGAGATCAGCGGGCCCGACTTTGACGCGCCGTGGGAAGCGGCTTCTCCGAGTCTCGCCGAGGCCGCGGCAAGTTTCCTCGCGCTGCCGCGACTCCGGAGAGGACTCGCGAGACGCGGCGCGGCTGCAGCTCGAGGGCGAGGATCGTCTTTCGCTGAGCAGCCTCTCCAACTCCAGTCTTAGCAGAG ATCCCGAGGGAATTATCGGCCGTGGAAGCGTCGCAGAAGCTGGGGCGGCCAGCAGATTGGCTAGCAAGACAACAAAGAGTCCGGCGCGAAGTCCGCGGAGGAATAGAAAGGCGGCAGCGGCGGAAACGAGAAAGCCGAACAAGAAGACGAAGAGGAAAGCAATCGAAAGCGCGAATCCCATCGAGGATAATCGTCCGAAGGGCACTGCAGCGCCGGCCCTCGCCGGATTGGAGATCGGAGCGGCAGCGCCGCCGGAGGAATTAACGGCCACTTCAAAGTCCGATACTCGAGCCGAAATGGAGAGGGAGATCGCGAGATCGGGCGAGCAACGCGGCAGCATCAGGAGGCGAAGATTTTGA
- the LOC103317099 gene encoding uncharacterized protein LOC103317099 isoform X2 — MELLRVYFLASASLALMLGSRVSALGGGEPEWLDALREFIFKTISPSPSANIGLYKSFLEAPFYGARRPSEPNAAAASLLARGDVHYSTAKGRWILCQEGCADCAECLLQSKPSLKWSLRRREPAFNSSSHELQLTVVPQLDDSFHMRNLRRRSHVYVTLLPQPAQSSARPGLSKRSAGPTLTRRGKRLLRVSPRPRQVSSRCRDSGEDSRDAARLQLEGEDRLSLSSLSNSSLSRGNYGERRDSLLLLALLGCFLQFYFVSRGNYRPWKRRRSWGGQQIG; from the exons ATGGAGCTCCTCCGCGTCTATTTTCTCGCCTCGGCGTCTCTT GCCTTGATGCTGGGCTCGAGAGTGTCGGCTTTGGGCGGTGGCGAGCCCGAGTGGCTGGACGCCCTGCGCGAGTTCATCTTCAAAACAATTTCGCCGTCGCCCTCGGCAAACATCGGGCTCTACAAAAGCTTCCTGGAGGCGCCGTTCTACGGCGCCCGGCGCCCGAGCGAGCCAAACGCGGCTGCGGCGAGCCTGCTGGCCCGCGGTGACGTTCACTACTCGACCGCAAAGGGTCGCTGGATCCTCTGTCAGGAGGGCTGCGCTGATTGCGCCGAGTGCCTCCTGCAGAGCAAGCCGAGCCTCAAGTGGAGCCTGCGCCGCCGAGAGCCGGCCTTTAACTCATCAAGCCACGAGCTCCAATTGACCGTCGTGCCCCAGCTCGACGACAGCTTCCACATGAGGAACCTGCGCAGGAGGTCGCACGTCTACGTCACTCTCCTGCCGCAACCGGCGCAAAGCTCCGCGCGGCCGGGGCTTTCAAAGAGATCAGCGGGCCCGACTTTGACGCGCCGTGGGAAGCGGCTTCTCCGAGTCTCGCCGAGGCCGCGGCAAGTTTCCTCGCGCTGCCGCGACTCCGGAGAGGACTCGCGAGACGCGGCGCGGCTGCAGCTCGAGGGCGAGGATCGTCTTTCGCTGAGCAGCCTCTCCAACTCCAGTCTTAGCAGAGGTAACTACGGCGAGCGCCGCGACTCTTTGCTTCTTCTAGCGCTGCTGGGCTGTTTTCTACAGTTTTACTTCGT ATCCCGAGGGAATTATCGGCCGTGGAAGCGTCGCAGAAGCTGGGGCGGCCAGCAGATTGGCTAG
- the LOC100677895 gene encoding GRIP and coiled-coil domain-containing protein 2-like isoform X2, with protein sequence MASNMETASLHISLSEMLDLALGTPEVGAVNLNILHNFLHVLLNLNNLRSTKVEYRGEDARRIKAMMSSSSKPGHGLHFHEYSVINNCKGANNHNGKSDDQSMNIDNRVDDPLSDGVPPTALTFKKLEESVKTLQKKHHALEKLVNSSEIIKHLWEENTSPATDPWHVINTKKRLDAIERGIDKSTATLRDSIKDDRPKRLAGGSDILEQVAHINKRLSELEDNVSSLNRDAEQVQGQDPVIENQSQSVDDNRTTIGYSDEEENNSSQVAKSVSEKQSDIDEKCSSASSAEGEVDCCKMRNNMMSMATTLEQVKEEICALKEKLYEMTKSNDNKGEFEKAKCKPTKKCIISLDDRPEEKYVVIKQKQSDIRPARCADLICNVETSLSNSIKCIEERFKSFEDYVNCSLRNINDTISKNKSEEELMKYVKSVRLDLEDVRQDVCNLKNNRIAQLKQNEIFQEQMDVLKIVKADKKEVEEALANKADLCGLNKKVSHEQFDAVCDDLTGRLNEAIAKLSQQESIWQQSLGELRCEIEGKLDELEIPALKDFINNELQALKNKIRLLSEIKREQEAAGARKLLRELRCISCDKDAFMQPDARILGTPDAFPCRPDIKPYLTFKMDQVRTQRKIIAQGKNLVHLEEMLNENAEKRKHRCPETCDNVSRDQTCNRYCGGSHTLISPQQRAARTKNCVTQWGVHDLQLIEGFVEGTDGKMYRGRWFLGKNNETDVNQSNISKPNQKPLTEMN encoded by the exons ATGGCTTCTAATATGGAAACAGCTAGTCTGCACATTTCTCTATCGGAAATGTTAGACCTCGCTTTAGGAACGCCAGAG GTTGGAGCCgttaatttaaatatacttCACAATTTTCTTCATGttttgctgaatttaaataacTTGAGATCGACCAAAGTTGAATACAGAGGCGAAGATGCGCGTAGAATCAAA GCGATGATGTCTTCATCTTCAAAACCAGGTCATGGTCTCCATTTTCACGAGTACAGcgtaataaataattgtaaagGAGCTAATAACCACAATGGCAAAAGCGATGATCAAAGTATGAACATAGACAATCGCGTTGATG ATCCACTATCGGACGGCGTTCCGCCAACAGCTTTAACATTCAAAAAGTTAGAGGAGTCT GTGAAAACGTTACAAAAAAAGCACCACGCTCTTGAAAAATTAGTCAACAGTTCAGAAATTATTAAACACCTTTGGGAAGAAAACACCAGTCCAGCGACAGACCCGTGGCACGTAATCAATACCAAAAAAAGATTAGATGCTATCGAACGGGGCATTgataag TCAACAGCAACGCTACGAGATTCTATAAAGGATGATAGACCAAAACGTCTAGCTGGCGGCAGTGACATACTCGAACAAGTCGCACATATAAATAAGCGATTATCAGAATTAGAAGACAATGTGAGCTCGCTAAACAGAGATGCCGAACAAGTGCAGGGTCAGGATCCAGTCATTGAAAATCAAAGTCAATCTGTCGACGACAATCGTACAACTATAGGGTACAGCGACGAAGAAGAAAATAACTCATCGCAAGTGGCAAAAAGCGTATCGGAAAAGCAATCCGATATCGATGAAAAATGTTCAAGTGCCTCCTCTGCTGAAG GTGAAGTTGATTGCTGCAAAATGAGGAATAATATGATGAGTATGGCCACAACTCTCGAACAAGTGAAAGAAGAAATCTGTGCTCTAAAAGAGAAATTATACGAAATGACTAAATCCAACG ATAACAAAGGAGAATTCGAGAAAGCGAAATGTAAGCCCACCAAGAAATGTATCATATCCCTCGACGATAGGCCTGAAGAGAAATATGTCGTCATCAAGCAGAAGCAATCCGACATTAGGCCTGCTCGATGTGCAGACTTGATTTGCAATGTCGAAACATCTTTATCAAATTCAATTAAATGCATTGAAGAGCGTTTCAAAAGCTTCGAAGACTACGTAAACTGCtcattaagaaacataaaTGATACTATTTCCAAGAATAAAAGCGAAGAAGAGTTGATGAAATACGTTAAGAGCGTTCGACTGGATCTGGAAGACGTTCGGCAGGATGTTTGCAACCTGAAAAATAACAGAATTGCACAGCTCAAACAGAACGAG ATCTTTCAAGAACAAATGGATGTATTGAAAATAGTGAAAGCCGACAAGAAAGAGGTCGAGGAAGCGCTTGCGAATAAGGCAGATTTATGCGGGCTCAACAAAAAG GTATCCCACGAGCAATTTGACGCTGTCTGCGACGATCTGACGGGCCGCCTTAACGAAGCGATCGCAAAATTGAGTCAACAAGAATCCATCTGGCAACAATCCCTCGGCGAGCTGCGCTGCGAAATTGAAGGAAAACTTGACGAACTTGAAATCCCCGCGTTAAAAGACTTTATCAACAATGAGCTGCaagcattaaaaaataagatccgACTACTTTCCGAAATTAAGCGCGAGCAGGAAGCGGCAGGTGCTAGGAAACTACTTAG AGAATTGCGCTGCATTTCTTGTGATAAGGATGCATTCATGCAACCTGATGCGAGAATTCTCGGTACTCCTGATGCTTTTCCGTGCAGACCCGACATCAAGCCCTATCTCACTTTCAAGATGGATCAAGTTAGGACGCAACGAAAAATCATTGCACAGGGGAAGAACCTCGTACATTTGGAAGAAATGCTAAATGAAAAtgcggaaaaaagaaaacacagATGCCCGGAAACGTGCGACAACGTGTCCAG AGATCAAACCTGCAATCGGTACTGCGGTGGTAGCCACACACTGATAAGTCCGCAGCAGAGGGCAGCAAGGACGAAAAATTGCGTGACCCAGTGGGGAGTGCATGACCTGCAGTTGATAGAGGGGTTCGTTGAGGGTACTGACGGTAAAATGTACAGGGGTCGATGGTTTCTTGGGAAGAATAATGAAACTGATGTTAATCAGTCG AATATTTCGAAACCGAATCAGAAACCTTTGACGGAAATGAATTGA
- the LOC100677895 gene encoding GRIP and coiled-coil domain-containing protein 2-like isoform X1, whose product MASNMETASLHISLSEMLDLALGTPEVGAVNLNILHNFLHVLLNLNNLRSTKVEYRGEDARRIKAMMSSSSKPGHGLHFHEYSVINNCKGANNHNGKSDDQSMNIDNRVDDPLSDGVPPTALTFKKLEESVKTLQKKHHALEKLVNSSEIIKHLWEENTSPATDPWHVINTKKRLDAIERGIDKSTATLRDSIKDDRPKRLAGGSDILEQVAHINKRLSELEDNVSSLNRDAEQVQGQDPVIENQSQSVDDNRTTIGYSDEEENNSSQVAKSVSEKQSDIDEKCSSASSAEGQKTDISDTDVLGEVDCCKMRNNMMSMATTLEQVKEEICALKEKLYEMTKSNDNKGEFEKAKCKPTKKCIISLDDRPEEKYVVIKQKQSDIRPARCADLICNVETSLSNSIKCIEERFKSFEDYVNCSLRNINDTISKNKSEEELMKYVKSVRLDLEDVRQDVCNLKNNRIAQLKQNEIFQEQMDVLKIVKADKKEVEEALANKADLCGLNKKVSHEQFDAVCDDLTGRLNEAIAKLSQQESIWQQSLGELRCEIEGKLDELEIPALKDFINNELQALKNKIRLLSEIKREQEAAGARKLLRELRCISCDKDAFMQPDARILGTPDAFPCRPDIKPYLTFKMDQVRTQRKIIAQGKNLVHLEEMLNENAEKRKHRCPETCDNVSRDQTCNRYCGGSHTLISPQQRAARTKNCVTQWGVHDLQLIEGFVEGTDGKMYRGRWFLGKNNETDVNQSNISKPNQKPLTEMN is encoded by the exons ATGGCTTCTAATATGGAAACAGCTAGTCTGCACATTTCTCTATCGGAAATGTTAGACCTCGCTTTAGGAACGCCAGAG GTTGGAGCCgttaatttaaatatacttCACAATTTTCTTCATGttttgctgaatttaaataacTTGAGATCGACCAAAGTTGAATACAGAGGCGAAGATGCGCGTAGAATCAAA GCGATGATGTCTTCATCTTCAAAACCAGGTCATGGTCTCCATTTTCACGAGTACAGcgtaataaataattgtaaagGAGCTAATAACCACAATGGCAAAAGCGATGATCAAAGTATGAACATAGACAATCGCGTTGATG ATCCACTATCGGACGGCGTTCCGCCAACAGCTTTAACATTCAAAAAGTTAGAGGAGTCT GTGAAAACGTTACAAAAAAAGCACCACGCTCTTGAAAAATTAGTCAACAGTTCAGAAATTATTAAACACCTTTGGGAAGAAAACACCAGTCCAGCGACAGACCCGTGGCACGTAATCAATACCAAAAAAAGATTAGATGCTATCGAACGGGGCATTgataag TCAACAGCAACGCTACGAGATTCTATAAAGGATGATAGACCAAAACGTCTAGCTGGCGGCAGTGACATACTCGAACAAGTCGCACATATAAATAAGCGATTATCAGAATTAGAAGACAATGTGAGCTCGCTAAACAGAGATGCCGAACAAGTGCAGGGTCAGGATCCAGTCATTGAAAATCAAAGTCAATCTGTCGACGACAATCGTACAACTATAGGGTACAGCGACGAAGAAGAAAATAACTCATCGCAAGTGGCAAAAAGCGTATCGGAAAAGCAATCCGATATCGATGAAAAATGTTCAAGTGCCTCCTCTGCTGAAGGTCAGAAAACAGATATTTCAGATACTGATGTACTAG GTGAAGTTGATTGCTGCAAAATGAGGAATAATATGATGAGTATGGCCACAACTCTCGAACAAGTGAAAGAAGAAATCTGTGCTCTAAAAGAGAAATTATACGAAATGACTAAATCCAACG ATAACAAAGGAGAATTCGAGAAAGCGAAATGTAAGCCCACCAAGAAATGTATCATATCCCTCGACGATAGGCCTGAAGAGAAATATGTCGTCATCAAGCAGAAGCAATCCGACATTAGGCCTGCTCGATGTGCAGACTTGATTTGCAATGTCGAAACATCTTTATCAAATTCAATTAAATGCATTGAAGAGCGTTTCAAAAGCTTCGAAGACTACGTAAACTGCtcattaagaaacataaaTGATACTATTTCCAAGAATAAAAGCGAAGAAGAGTTGATGAAATACGTTAAGAGCGTTCGACTGGATCTGGAAGACGTTCGGCAGGATGTTTGCAACCTGAAAAATAACAGAATTGCACAGCTCAAACAGAACGAG ATCTTTCAAGAACAAATGGATGTATTGAAAATAGTGAAAGCCGACAAGAAAGAGGTCGAGGAAGCGCTTGCGAATAAGGCAGATTTATGCGGGCTCAACAAAAAG GTATCCCACGAGCAATTTGACGCTGTCTGCGACGATCTGACGGGCCGCCTTAACGAAGCGATCGCAAAATTGAGTCAACAAGAATCCATCTGGCAACAATCCCTCGGCGAGCTGCGCTGCGAAATTGAAGGAAAACTTGACGAACTTGAAATCCCCGCGTTAAAAGACTTTATCAACAATGAGCTGCaagcattaaaaaataagatccgACTACTTTCCGAAATTAAGCGCGAGCAGGAAGCGGCAGGTGCTAGGAAACTACTTAG AGAATTGCGCTGCATTTCTTGTGATAAGGATGCATTCATGCAACCTGATGCGAGAATTCTCGGTACTCCTGATGCTTTTCCGTGCAGACCCGACATCAAGCCCTATCTCACTTTCAAGATGGATCAAGTTAGGACGCAACGAAAAATCATTGCACAGGGGAAGAACCTCGTACATTTGGAAGAAATGCTAAATGAAAAtgcggaaaaaagaaaacacagATGCCCGGAAACGTGCGACAACGTGTCCAG AGATCAAACCTGCAATCGGTACTGCGGTGGTAGCCACACACTGATAAGTCCGCAGCAGAGGGCAGCAAGGACGAAAAATTGCGTGACCCAGTGGGGAGTGCATGACCTGCAGTTGATAGAGGGGTTCGTTGAGGGTACTGACGGTAAAATGTACAGGGGTCGATGGTTTCTTGGGAAGAATAATGAAACTGATGTTAATCAGTCG AATATTTCGAAACCGAATCAGAAACCTTTGACGGAAATGAATTGA